One Zingiber officinale cultivar Zhangliang chromosome 10B, Zo_v1.1, whole genome shotgun sequence genomic window, atattagaaaaatttacaacaagatctaagaacttAGATATAATCTTAAATGctccctcggatgggtctagtggctagcgcatgaggtgttgccacaatgaggtctggggttcgaatctcgacaaagccgaggtaaatacctcccttatgtgttattcactattccaaaggctagtagccacccgtgatttacctcttccgtgttggccttgggacgggttggcggaggcgctgggggcgagcgtatttgcCTTTGCCAcaattagatctaatcttaaataatcaaacAGCAAATTACAACAAAATCGGACTTGActataagtcaagttcaaataaaacatttaattcattaataacccaacacaaaccaacaagaaaagcttgggttctgaaagcgtgcttaaccacgcaagtaggatttaaccaatactacatacctaaagaaaaaaatatactatataaaatcagataattcaaatcaaaaacctaaatacaaatctaaatcaacaaatttaaaaactaaacattttaaaacccaccaaaatttagaatatcatgaagttaaatataactataaaagaaatagacataaacctagaacgaAAAATTAAAGactaataattcaggggaggctccagaatagctgacacctccaaaactaacatacccggaagggtaacccaaactaatctATCCGGCAGGGTACTTAAGACTAATTAGAAAGGGGTTCGAGTTTAATTTggaaaatggtactggtgaagttttggatgatgatagtacgttaaggaagcttagtctatgcatgtctaggaagatatgacttcgacctggtgcatttggctaagtggaatagACCGATGGTACCCtatatggatcctaaccagttagaccaatgttttgtactaagtctagtggatatgactatttagaaaacttcgaaggcatggttactctaatgatgtctaagtgattcaccatagtccagaagtttatccagagaatgcatatttgttaaacccaaagttaaacctgaatctaacccaaagttaaatcaaaccctgaaattgaatctaattcatcttacaaaattataggattccctgattgagaacgtagatcgggtgagatgactaaggactcaattaaattaaaattaaaatattaaattaaaataaaattaaattttttaaaaaacttaaaattttattttaaaattaaacttaatttttttaatttaaaattttattttaaaatcaaatttattttttttaaaaattaaacttaatttttttaaacttaaaaacttattttaaaattaaacttaatttttttttaaaacctaaaattttattttaaaattaaacttaatttttttaaacttaaaattttatttttctttaacttaaaattttattttaaaattaaaattatttttttttaaacttaaaaacttattttaaaattaaatttaatgttctttaatttaaaactttattttaaaattaaacttaattttattttaaactttaaaacttattttaaaattaaacttaatgtaaacttaaaaacttattttaaaattatgcttaactttttttaaaacttaaaattttattttaaaattaagcttaactttttttaaaacttaaaattttattttaaaattaaatttatttttttaaacttaaaaaacttattgtaatattaaaattattttttttaaaaaacttaaaatcttattttaaaattaaacttaattttctttaacttaaaactttattttaaaattaaacttaagtttttttaaacttaaaaacttattttaaaattaaaattacttattttaaaattaaatttaattttctttaacttaaaattttattttaaaattaaacttactaTTTTTAAACttacaatttaattttaaaattaaacttaatttttttttaacttaaaattttattttaattaaacttatttttttaaaacttaaaaattaattttaaaattaaacttaatttattttaacttagaattttattttaaaattaaattaatttttttttaaatttaaaaacttattttaaaattaaacttattgtttttaaccttaaaaacttattttaaacttaattttttttttaaaacttaaaatttaatttaaatctaaaacttaatgtttaaaaaaacacaaaaacaaaaacataaaccaagtcaaaaaccaggggcgggcgcccctggtattccctttGGGGGCACCCCGCCCTAGTCAACCTTGGGCGCACGAGAACGGTACGGGCACCCGGAGCCCCCTATAAATAAAGGGGCAGGGGCGCCCTCACCCCTTGCACCACCTCCCCTTCACTCTGGTTAAGGTTCTTTCCGCGCTTTACCGCGAGAGTGATTAAATTTACAATTTTACTCTTCGTTTATTCTGGTGCTGCGAATCAACCGTGGTCATCATCTCTAAAAATTCTTGTCACGATGGCTCGGTAAAACCTTTCCTCCTAAGCTCTTAAATATTTCATTGATTCATGCCTATTATAGTTTCTTCTTAATTATTATTGTAGAAAACGTTCTAGATTTGGTGCTTGGCCCTCGACTGCTAGTATAGACCCTAGGTTCCCCACtgatgaacttaggattaagtttgagtcgaccATTTACGTAGCTATTAGGACTCAGTGTCTAGATAGAGAGTTCTTTTTACGTTCTTGTGTTCCAGTTATAGAGGTTATTAGCTACTATAACTTAcggaaccttgtttactgtaccaattcagtaaacatagatttatgtgttgaattctataataacttagttagggtagatgatctcacttacgttactagggtagctggtacgGATATTACACTATCTCCTACCATTATTCAGGACTACTTAGGGTTACGACCATCTACGTGTCGTTTTCAGTGTTACCCCCCTAGGGATCTatcatttggtgatccctactcacacatcaccctggatacgatttattcgtattttttcggagGGGAGCATGTACCCACCGTCACTATGTTTAGGTCAGTTGGCCTTCGATTTCATAATTATGCACTCTATAGGTTCTTAGTTTACTGTATATTACCACTATCCACTCGCGACATAGCGATGATACGTCCATTCCATTACTTTCTTTTGTACGCACTTTCCCATAGaatagatatagatattagtctACATATATTTCAGACCATTTTCTATGCAGCTGGACATGTCACTAGCGCTCGAGTTCATATGccgtattgtcatattttgacggcATATTTCGCCCACCTACATATTGACGTCACCCGAGGTAATGTTTGGGCTATGATTGAGTTCGATGTCATAGGACCTAGGAGCTTCTTGTTAGCGGGTGTCCACATAGATGATGATGATGGTGTCATGTCTTGGTGGAGGGGGCCACAGCACTAGCCAgacccagatgcccaggaggcggcagagcatgatgagtttatGGTTGCGTTATTCGGCGAGGATGCTCCGACTCTggtaccacctccacctccaggccGAGCACCTCGTGCTGCACATCGCACTCTAGGCGATCGAGTTGCTGGACTCGAGTTATCCTTGACGAGTCTTCGGCAGGAGATCTCTGACCTGTGACAAGACGTGAGACAGGATATTTCAGATCTTCGACACGATCTATCCAGTTCCTGCGAGGATGCCCGGGCTCGTCACGCTGAGCTGATCGAGATGTTCCGTTCTTTCGGAGCCGGACCACTCGGATCACACCCCTCCTCCTCATCTTGATAGACATCCCGACCACTATGTATATTTCATCATGATCATTGTACCTTGACTTTGACATTGAGTTATGATATTCTGGACTACATTTACTTAGGTGtatattaactttaaaaatgaTTTAGTCTGTTGTgcctaatagattaggaattttaaaattattttcaaaaataaacatTTTCAAATCCTAAGGTAAAATGCTTTTATGATTTCAAAACcttctatttttagaatttcaaaaaggtTTTAGCCTTAAACTAGAACAATTCCTTAGAAATTGtgttcccctagggctagtacttgagtatctcaccaacaccctatgattcccttgtttgtgattgtcaaaaatagaaaggggtgagatgcataggcagattgcctggacttaagatgcttatgtcagtacatcgatataagtctgagcgttaaataccaaacagatattaatcaaactAAGTCAATCAGTATAGTCAAACACTAATtgatgcttagacttaacttgactaatcaagtgaaagctgctatcgtttgaatagtcagtaagtaactaaccGGTTAAACAGATttaataatgtcaggttcaggggaagcaataattattttcacacttttaaaaaaaattagaaaattagatTTTGTAAATTAGATTccataaacttaactttgaaaaattagattttgaacattgaattttacctggtttttgaaaattttacgtttgtaaaattttctttatagaatttatgttcgaaaaatgtttcaagttcaagtgtattttgaaaaattttggaacatataaacttatgtttagaACTTTGGATTTTTttaacttatacttgaaaaattagcttttataaatttatgattgcaataattatcttttgaaaattaatcggTAAACTTACTCCTAAAATATATTGCTAAATTAGTTCTCTCTAACTTAgtcatttttcaaaaacttagctattttggaaaaattaaaaattactatttctaagttatctttcttagctattttgaaaaagataagaGATATCTGATCTGTGTTTGCATTCTTTTTGCAATGtttttatatttatgtttatttgATCTATATTtacatttgatgaatgccaaagggggagggtaaggtggttaagttagttaaaacaaattgaaaataaaaactaacttaaaaacctgttaATGCCTGCTTTACTTGCATTTTACACTATCTTaatcaagttgtcattccatcaaaaagggggagattgttggtgcggttagaactaacggtctaacccaggttttgatgaatgataaaatatgTTAAATTAGTTTTagtgttgatctaacactctgaccgagtgtgcaggagaagcctagacaggtcgatgggttgaccggttgtctggcacgaagcccagctaggtcaacgggtcgacaagatagctggcacgaaatctaaacgggtcgacgggctgaccagacgtttggcacgaagttcagctaTGTCGacggctgactggatagctggcgcgaagtccagacgggtcgaagggctgaccggacgtctggcaggtaagtgaatgtaagtcattggaggggagtgactgtgaggacgcgttcccgggaagggaacttaggcgctgatccgacttagaaccatttcagaactctaagtcgagatcgtgactagatttcggtctcggaaagatggaatctaagtcatactctttctattttgaattatgaactgtgctaataatctattttgcaggagatatgagtgcctcggactaacgtttttcttgcaggaaggaatctgTTGGAAAacaggatccgggcgcccgagaggtacccgggcgccctgaggcgaaattttatccccaacgttgcTGTGCCACGTGGAGTTCATAGGTTAgctcggctacgtcatggtcgaggcgccctaaaggttccaggcgccccgaacctcctatataaggagggtcaaggctgaagctccaacaacaacttaGAATCTACTCtattgtgctcttgcgacgctgcgaAAAGTTCTCTGACAAGTGccagtttgtttttaatttttattctattGTCGGTTCTTTCTTTTCTAATTAATTCTGTACTTAGTCTTGTAATAATCTTTCGAAttaattagtgattgtccaacgaaagcacccttgtgtgggggccttggagtaggagtcgataaaggctccgaaccaagtaaatcaacttTGTTAGTCGTGCTCTCTCTTTTTGTTTTTCGCTGTGTACTcatacttgaatttttttttcgatattcaccccctctctatcgactcttcacgatccaacagactCGACcaccgggtgcgagctgatatgcatgttggatgcataccagggataccatcaggtgccgctcgcccgggaagatcaggagaaggtgagcttcatcacggcggacgacacctatTGTTATAATGTAATGTCGTTTGACTTAAAGAATGTCGGGGTCACGTACCAACGACTCATAAACAAAGTGTTCCGGCAGCAGATTGGACGGAATATGGAGTTATACAGcgatgacatacttattaaatccctccgagctacTGACCTCTACGCAGATATCAAAGAAACCGGTCGAACACTCCGAGCGTACGGGATCAAGCTGAACCCGGGCAAGTGTATGTTCGGCGCGAAGAGCGGGAAGTTTTTGGGCTATATAGTTACCAAGCGGGGTAtcgaggcgaaccctagcaaagtaaaagcactacaagatatgccacctccaagaaatttgaaggaagttcagcgcctcaccggtcggataacgaccttatcccgattcatctccaagacggtCGATCGGAGTctaccttttttcaagatcttgcgccgagccaccaagttctagtgggacgaggagtgcgatcgaaCGTTTGAAGAGCTCAAAGCCTATCTCAATTCACTATCAGTATTAGCCAAGCCAGTCGTCGGAGAGCCCCTTAGGATCTATCTGTCTTCGACCGAGCACGCGGTTGGCTCGACCCTTTTAAGGCCGAACGACGAGGAGTAGCCAGTGtatttcttgagccatattttaaaagatgccgaaTGCTTTTGCACTGGTACTCGCCGCTAGGAGGCTTCGCCTGTATTTCCTCGCGCACACGATCATGGTAATGACCAACAACCCCCTGGGGAGAGTCCTCAATCCAGAAGTGTCAGGGcggctgatcaagtggacgacggaacTCAGAGAATTCaacatccagtatcaaccccgaaTGACCATTAAGGCGCAATCCTTGGTAGACTTCGTCACTGAGGTGCAGACTCCCGAACCAGAGGCCGCTTGGAAGATATACGTGGACagatcatccactcggcaaggaaGTGGAGTTGGGGTGCTGCTAATCTCCCCCCAAGAAGAACAAATGCATTTGTCCGTTTGGCTGGAGTACCGGGCAACCAACAACGAAGCTGAGTACGAGACGCTCATAGCCAGCCTGCAGGCCGCCCAGCACGTCGGAGCTATCAAGGTTTTGATCCACTCAGATTCCCAGCTGATTACACAACAACTTATTGGGACATTCGAGATCAACAACTTGAGGCTCAGACTTTACGCCGAGGCCTTTGAGAAACTGAAGGCTGACTTCCGGAGGTGGTTATACAGAAGATACCCCGGGTGGAAAACCAAGCGGTGGATGAGCTGGCAAAGCTGGCCAACTCCATATCGTCGGTCGTCGTCCAGCAGCCAATCGAGCAGGTCTCCctggtggcacacatcgaccGAATGGAGGGGTTCACCTTCCCGAGTGACGGATGACTCAGATCTCTCTTACTCTTGAATGGACGGTCCATATTGCTTCAGAGCTTGATCTCTTCAATTAGCCCTATATTTGAGTCCAAATTTGGTCTGatccctttgatgcctacaaagaatatatccAAATATCAGCATCATACCACAAgtataagataatttgtaattaaatcCATAAATAAATACAActcataaaatatgatataaacatagaattaacacatgagaagatcaaatgatatgtttatatgaatcaaaatatcatgACCAAATGATGGTTATTAAGCTGCCacatagttgtagcagctatgattctatagctgctacaatatagaaaaaaatttaaagacaTTGTTTGGAGCCTTCAAAAAggatttaaacaattttttttagcaTGAAATTGGGCCTTACAAGTTTCACCCCTTAACCAATTGTAGATCTCTGAATGAGCTTCAATTTGATATTTTATGCGTCCCTGGTTCAACCTGAGTCAAAAGTTACGACCTCTCAAAGTTTAAGGTTTAACATTCTTGTTGTAGTAGTTACggtttcgtagctgctacaactaagCTGCTACGTAGTTGTAACAACTACAGTTTCGTAGCTATTACAATGTGAATATTAAATCCTAAGCTTTGCGAGCCCATAATATTTAACTCGGGTTGAATCATGCAACgtataatatattaaatcgaaACTCGTACAAATATCTACAACTATTTATGGGTTGAACCTATTATGACTAAgtttcaaactcaaaaaatattgtttaaatcCTTGTGGGAGACTCTGAATaaattagttaatttttttttcatgttgtagcagttacaaaACCGTAACTGCTACAACTGTGTAACAGCTATTGGTTCGTATCTCCTATAATATGCCGATTAGGCAGAAAAATAGGGGAGAGATAATAATGTGAATAAGCTGCTACTCTTAGTGAAGAGTAGTTGGATAATTGTTCATGGGGTGGGATGAAGGAAGATTAACCAAGGAACAGAGTatatttagaggaggaagaagattaagAGGAAGCCAAGCCTTTTTGGTTTTACTAGCATATGTAAAACAATACATGTTCTTCCCCTTTTATA contains:
- the LOC122028801 gene encoding uncharacterized protein LOC122028801 isoform X1, which produces MPNAFALVLAARRLRLYFLAHTIMVMTNNPLGRVLNPEVSGRLIKWTTELREFNIQYQPRMTIKAQSLVDFVTEVQTPEPEAAWKIYVDRSSTRQGSGVGVLLISPQEEQMHLSVWLEYRATNNEAEYETLIASLQAAQHVGAIKVLIHSDSQLITQQLIGTFEINNLRLRLYAEAFEKLKADFRRWLYRRYPGWKTKRWMSWQSWPTPYRRSSSSSQSSRSPWWHTSTEWRGSPSRVTDDSDLSYS